From a region of the Mycobacterium intracellulare ATCC 13950 genome:
- a CDS encoding SDR family NAD(P)-dependent oxidoreductase yields the protein MTEHPTALQIVEGIDLSGKTCVITGASSGLGRESARALAAGGAHVILAARNPEALAETARWIASEVPAARTSTVSLDLTDLSSVRAAASAVAGITPVVDVLMNNAGVMFTPFGRTRDGFELQIGTNHFGHFELTRLLIPQLTAAGAARVVILSSGGHVMGDVDVDDPNWERREYDKFAAYGASKTANVLHAIEADRRLRDAGIRAYAVHPGTVATALARYMSRSDFSALRSLVAENSREPSDGFLDFVMPEHGAATQVWAAVSPDLAGRGGLYLQDCGIGEAAPHARDERRAAQLWELSERLCAAH from the coding sequence ATGACCGAGCATCCAACGGCACTTCAGATCGTCGAGGGAATCGATTTGTCCGGCAAGACATGTGTGATCACCGGCGCGTCGTCGGGACTGGGCCGCGAGTCGGCCCGGGCGCTGGCCGCCGGGGGCGCGCACGTCATCCTGGCCGCACGCAACCCCGAAGCGCTGGCGGAGACGGCCCGGTGGATCGCGTCCGAGGTTCCGGCTGCCCGGACGTCGACGGTATCGCTCGACCTCACCGACCTGTCCAGCGTGCGCGCGGCGGCGAGCGCGGTCGCCGGCATCACGCCGGTCGTCGACGTGTTGATGAACAACGCCGGCGTGATGTTCACACCCTTTGGCCGGACCCGGGACGGCTTCGAACTGCAAATCGGGACAAACCATTTCGGGCATTTCGAGCTCACCCGGCTGCTGATCCCCCAGCTCACCGCCGCCGGCGCCGCCCGGGTGGTGATCCTGTCGTCCGGTGGCCACGTGATGGGTGACGTCGACGTCGACGACCCCAACTGGGAGCGTCGCGAATACGACAAGTTCGCCGCCTACGGCGCCTCCAAGACGGCGAACGTCCTGCATGCGATCGAAGCCGACCGGCGCCTGCGCGACGCGGGAATTCGCGCCTACGCCGTGCATCCGGGCACCGTGGCGACCGCGCTCGCGCGGTACATGTCGCGCTCGGACTTCTCCGCGCTGCGCAGCCTCGTCGCCGAAAACAGCCGCGAGCCCTCCGACGGCTTCCTCGATTTCGTCATGCCCGAACACGGTGCGGCAACGCAGGTATGGGCCGCGGTAAGCCCCGACCTCGCCGGCCGCGGCGGCCTCTACCTGCAGGACTGCGGGATCGGTGAGGCAGCGCCGCACGCTCGCGACGAGCGGCGCGCGGCGCAACTGTGGGAGCTCTCCGAAAGGCTTTGCGCCGCGCACTGA
- a CDS encoding enoyl-CoA hydratase-related protein, whose protein sequence is MSDDLTVEIDSGVAILTLNRPEQLNAYTAEMGALLSRAYRECDEDDDVRAIVVTGAGRAFCAGADFSCGASLFDAPAADGTFSASPITPAAFELRKPVIAAVNGHAIGIGLTIALQADIRILAEDAKYGVVQVRRGVIPDCMAHWTLTQLTTLGVAADILLTGRTFGGAEAVTLGIANRALPGERVLDDALTAARDIAVNVAPMSVALCKRLLWDSAIHHYTPRQVAALETRLHERVMGGADAAEGVAAFLDRRPPNFTARLSQDWTPLPEP, encoded by the coding sequence ATGAGCGATGACCTGACGGTCGAAATCGACTCCGGCGTCGCGATACTCACGCTCAACCGCCCCGAACAGCTCAACGCCTACACCGCCGAGATGGGCGCCCTGCTGAGCCGCGCGTACCGGGAGTGCGACGAGGACGACGACGTGCGGGCCATCGTGGTGACCGGGGCGGGACGCGCCTTTTGCGCCGGCGCCGACTTCTCCTGTGGCGCAAGCCTGTTCGATGCGCCCGCCGCCGACGGCACGTTCTCGGCGTCGCCGATCACCCCGGCGGCCTTCGAATTGCGCAAACCGGTGATCGCCGCGGTCAACGGCCACGCCATCGGAATCGGCCTCACGATCGCGTTACAGGCGGACATCCGGATCCTGGCCGAGGACGCCAAATACGGTGTGGTGCAGGTACGGCGGGGCGTGATCCCCGACTGCATGGCGCACTGGACGCTGACCCAGTTGACCACCCTGGGGGTGGCCGCCGACATCCTGCTCACCGGCCGGACGTTCGGCGGGGCCGAGGCCGTGACGCTCGGGATCGCCAATCGGGCCCTGCCCGGCGAGCGGGTCCTCGACGACGCGCTGACGGCGGCCCGCGACATCGCGGTCAACGTGGCCCCGATGTCGGTCGCGCTGTGTAAACGCCTGCTGTGGGACAGCGCGATCCATCACTACACACCGCGGCAGGTCGCCGCGCTGGAGACCCGGTTGCACGAGCGGGTGATGGGCGGCGCCGACGCCGCTGAGGGCGTCGCCGCCTTCCTGGACCGCCGCCCGCCGAATTTCACCGCGCGGCTGTCGCAAGATTGGACACCGCTTCCCGAACCGTGA
- a CDS encoding TIGR03617 family F420-dependent LLM class oxidoreductase, whose translation MKVHLQVDGSPAGAAASAADIAATGADGLFTFEGQHDVFFPLLLAAGTTGLDLMTNVAIAPPRSPLHLAHSAYDLQCYSGGRFRLGLGSQIKVHIEKRYGSKWDKPAARMAEAIAAIKAIFAAWEDQGRLDFRGEFYTHTVMAPNFNPGPNPFGPPPVLLGALGPVMTRTAAEVADGLLVMPFNSARHFAERTVPAIADGLRRSGRAFGEFTVIAQAMVAVGRDEADLAAAVNGVASLIAFYGSTPAYLPVLQVEGWDDVQPELNALSKQGRFAEMRRLVSDEMVARIGIVGTPEECARQIAGRFGEHAGEVCCYFPGYTPRDADIADLIGALHRAPALP comes from the coding sequence ATGAAGGTTCACCTGCAGGTGGACGGTTCACCGGCGGGTGCGGCGGCCAGCGCCGCCGACATCGCCGCCACGGGCGCGGATGGCCTGTTCACGTTCGAAGGCCAGCACGACGTCTTCTTCCCGCTGCTCCTCGCCGCCGGCACGACCGGCCTGGACCTCATGACGAACGTGGCGATCGCGCCGCCGCGCAGCCCGTTGCACCTGGCGCACTCGGCCTACGACCTGCAGTGCTACAGCGGCGGGCGGTTCCGCCTCGGCCTCGGCTCCCAGATCAAGGTGCACATCGAAAAGCGTTATGGCAGTAAATGGGACAAGCCCGCGGCCCGCATGGCCGAGGCCATCGCCGCGATCAAGGCGATCTTCGCCGCGTGGGAGGACCAGGGCCGCTTGGACTTTCGCGGCGAGTTCTACACGCACACCGTGATGGCGCCCAACTTCAACCCCGGGCCCAACCCGTTCGGGCCGCCGCCGGTGCTACTGGGCGCGCTGGGCCCGGTGATGACCCGTACCGCCGCCGAGGTCGCCGACGGATTGTTGGTGATGCCGTTCAACAGCGCCCGCCATTTCGCCGAACGCACCGTGCCCGCGATCGCCGACGGGCTGCGCCGTTCGGGCCGGGCGTTCGGTGAGTTCACCGTCATCGCCCAGGCCATGGTTGCCGTCGGCCGCGACGAGGCGGATCTGGCGGCCGCGGTCAACGGCGTGGCGTCCCTCATCGCGTTTTACGGCTCGACGCCGGCCTACCTGCCGGTGCTGCAGGTCGAGGGCTGGGACGATGTCCAGCCCGAGCTCAACGCCCTGTCCAAGCAGGGCCGCTTCGCCGAGATGCGCCGCCTGGTCAGCGACGAGATGGTGGCCCGGATCGGGATCGTCGGAACGCCCGAGGAATGCGCGCGGCAGATCGCCGGCCGGTTCGGCGAGCACGCCGGGGAGGTGTGCTGTTACTTCCCCGGCTACACGCCGCGCGACGCCGACATCGCCGACCTGATCGGCGCCCTGCACCGGGCGCCGGCCCTGCCATGA
- a CDS encoding LON peptidase substrate-binding domain-containing protein encodes MMESLELAMFPLESALLPDQDLPLRIFEPRYGALVRHCVDTGDPFGVVLISRGREVGGGEERCDVGVLSRITECVDQGAGRYALRCRTGERIRVREWLPDDPYPRARITLWPDEPGPEVSPAQLLDVEDRAVALFERIAQARGITLPGREVLLGHDPQAPAGERLFALASRIPIGTADRYTVLAAPTAAERLAALSEAVNAVAEVVEFQLSE; translated from the coding sequence ATGATGGAATCCCTTGAGCTGGCGATGTTTCCGCTCGAGTCGGCGCTGCTGCCCGACCAGGACCTGCCGCTGCGGATCTTCGAGCCCCGTTACGGGGCGCTGGTGCGGCACTGCGTGGACACGGGCGACCCATTCGGGGTGGTGCTGATCTCGCGGGGGCGCGAGGTGGGCGGCGGTGAGGAGCGTTGCGACGTCGGCGTGCTGTCGCGGATCACCGAATGCGTCGACCAGGGCGCCGGCCGCTACGCGCTGCGCTGCCGGACCGGGGAACGGATCCGGGTGCGCGAATGGCTGCCCGACGATCCCTATCCGCGCGCGCGGATCACGTTATGGCCCGACGAGCCGGGACCCGAGGTCTCGCCGGCCCAGTTGCTCGACGTCGAAGACCGCGCGGTGGCCCTGTTCGAGCGGATCGCGCAGGCGCGCGGGATCACCCTGCCCGGCCGCGAGGTGCTGTTGGGTCACGACCCCCAGGCCCCGGCGGGGGAGCGCCTGTTCGCGTTGGCCTCGCGCATCCCGATCGGCACGGCCGACCGCTACACGGTGCTGGCGGCCCCGACGGCCGCCGAGCGCCTCGCCGCGCTGAGCGAAGCCGTGAACGCGGTCGCCGAGGTAGTCGAGTTTCAGCTCTCCGAATAG
- a CDS encoding glutamate--cysteine ligase — translation MPAKRRDARIDFARSSRPTIGVEWEFALVDAQTRDLSNEATAVIAEIGENPRVHKELLRNTVEVVTGICQTAGEAMEDLRQTLGPARRIVRDRGMELFCAGAHPFAQWTTQKLTAGARYAELIKRTQWWGRQMLIWGVHVHVGISSPNKVMPIMTSLLNYYPHLLALSASSPWWTGVDTGYASNRAMMFQQLPTAGLPFQFQTWSEFEGFVYDQKKTGIIDHVDEVRWDIRPSPHLGTLEMRICDGVSNLRELGALVALTHCLVVDLDRRLEADESLPSMPPWHNQENKWRAARYGLDAVIILDADSNERLVTEDLDDVLNRLEPVAKKLNCVDELAAVAEIPRQGASYQRQRRVAEEHDGDLRAVVDALVSELEI, via the coding sequence GTGCCGGCTAAAAGGCGTGACGCGCGCATCGATTTCGCCCGTTCGTCACGGCCGACCATCGGGGTGGAGTGGGAGTTCGCGCTCGTCGACGCGCAGACCCGCGACCTGAGCAACGAAGCCACCGCGGTGATCGCCGAGATCGGCGAAAACCCGCGTGTGCACAAGGAATTGCTGCGCAACACCGTCGAGGTCGTCACCGGCATCTGCCAAACCGCGGGCGAAGCGATGGAGGACCTGCGGCAGACCCTGGGCCCGGCGCGGCGCATCGTGCGGGATCGGGGCATGGAGCTCTTCTGCGCCGGCGCACATCCGTTCGCGCAGTGGACCACCCAGAAGCTCACCGCCGGAGCGCGCTACGCTGAGCTGATCAAGCGCACCCAGTGGTGGGGACGGCAAATGCTGATCTGGGGTGTGCACGTGCACGTCGGGATCTCCTCGCCGAACAAGGTGATGCCGATCATGACGTCGCTGCTGAACTACTACCCGCACCTGTTGGCGCTGTCGGCGTCCTCACCGTGGTGGACCGGCGTGGACACCGGGTACGCCAGCAACCGGGCGATGATGTTTCAGCAGCTGCCCACCGCCGGGCTGCCGTTTCAGTTCCAGACCTGGTCGGAGTTCGAGGGGTTCGTCTACGACCAGAAGAAGACCGGCATCATCGACCACGTCGACGAAGTCCGTTGGGACATCAGGCCTTCCCCGCACCTGGGCACGCTCGAGATGCGGATCTGCGACGGCGTGTCCAACCTGCGGGAGCTGGGCGCGCTGGTCGCGCTCACGCATTGCCTGGTGGTCGATTTGGACCGCAGGCTCGAAGCCGACGAGTCGTTGCCCAGCATGCCGCCGTGGCACAACCAGGAGAACAAATGGCGCGCGGCGCGCTACGGCCTGGACGCGGTGATCATCCTGGACGCCGACAGCAACGAGCGATTGGTCACCGAGGATCTCGACGACGTGCTGAACCGGCTGGAGCCGGTCGCGAAGAAGTTGAACTGCGTCGACGAGCTCGCCGCGGTGGCCGAGATACCCCGGCAGGGCGCGTCCTACCAGCGCCAGCGCCGGGTGGCCGAGGAACATGACGGCGACCTGCGCGCGGTCGTCGACGCCCTGGTGTCCGAGCTGGAAATCTGA
- the sodC gene encoding superoxide dismutase[Cu-Zn] yields MAKLPPSLVLAGCAALLGACSTPQYASSVPGTTPAIWTGSPSPSGAKAAEAGPAEVPTVTTHLKAPDGTQVAIAKFEFNNGYATVTIETTANGVLAPGFHGVHIHKVGKCEPNSVAPNGGAPGDFLSAGGHFQVPGHATEPASGDLTSLQVRKDGSGTLVTTTDAFAMEDLLTGQKTAIIIHADADNFANIPAERYNQTNGTPGPDETTKSTGDAGKRVACGVIGAG; encoded by the coding sequence ATGGCTAAGCTGCCCCCCTCCCTGGTTCTGGCCGGTTGCGCCGCGCTGCTGGGCGCCTGCTCGACGCCGCAGTACGCGTCGTCCGTCCCGGGCACCACGCCCGCGATCTGGACGGGATCGCCGTCGCCGTCGGGCGCCAAGGCCGCGGAGGCGGGGCCGGCGGAGGTGCCTACCGTCACCACGCACCTGAAGGCACCGGACGGCACCCAGGTCGCGATCGCGAAGTTCGAATTCAACAACGGCTACGCGACGGTCACCATCGAGACGACCGCCAACGGCGTACTCGCGCCCGGCTTTCACGGCGTCCACATCCACAAGGTGGGCAAGTGCGAGCCCAACTCGGTCGCCCCGAATGGCGGTGCGCCCGGCGACTTCCTGTCCGCCGGTGGGCACTTCCAGGTGCCCGGACACGCCACCGAACCCGCCAGCGGGGACCTGACCTCCCTGCAGGTGCGCAAGGACGGTTCCGGGACGTTGGTGACCACCACCGACGCGTTCGCCATGGAGGACCTGCTCACCGGTCAGAAGACCGCGATCATCATTCACGCCGACGCGGACAACTTCGCCAACATCCCCGCCGAGCGCTACAACCAGACCAACGGCACGCCGGGCCCCGACGAGACGACGAAGAGCACCGGTGACGCCGGCAAGCGGGTGGCATGCGGTGTCATCGGTGCCGGCTAA
- a CDS encoding LytR C-terminal domain-containing protein, with protein MKERVPDSTGLPLRAMVMVLLFLGVIFLLLGWQALGTSGSSDDDSASPVPSATATASATSTSNKPAATQAEVQVYNISTKEGVAARTGDQLTSAGFKVTKVDNMTVPDVSSTTVYYTDADDEHATADAIGKKLGAPVEPRIPALSGEPPGVIVLVAG; from the coding sequence ATGAAAGAACGAGTTCCCGACTCCACTGGGCTGCCCTTGCGGGCCATGGTGATGGTGCTGCTGTTCCTCGGCGTCATCTTCCTGCTGCTCGGCTGGCAGGCGCTGGGCACCTCCGGGAGCTCTGACGACGATTCGGCGTCGCCGGTACCGAGCGCGACCGCTACCGCGTCGGCCACGTCGACGAGCAACAAGCCGGCCGCCACCCAGGCCGAGGTGCAGGTGTACAACATCTCCACCAAAGAGGGCGTCGCCGCGCGCACCGGAGACCAGCTGACGTCCGCCGGCTTCAAGGTCACCAAGGTCGACAACATGACCGTGCCCGACGTCTCGTCCACCACGGTCTACTACACCGACGCCGACGACGAACACGCCACCGCCGATGCGATCGGCAAGAAGCTGGGCGCCCCCGTCGAACCGCGCATTCCCGCGCTGAGCGGGGAGCCGCCGGGTGTCATCGTCCTCGTCGCGGGCTAG
- a CDS encoding DUF3263 domain-containing protein: MDSAMARANRSGDDSEVADGLTRREHDILAFERQWWKFAGVKEDAIKELFSMSATRYYQVLNALVDRPEALAADPMLVKRLRRLRASRQKARAARRLGFEVT; this comes from the coding sequence ATGGACAGCGCCATGGCGCGGGCAAATCGATCGGGGGACGATTCTGAGGTCGCCGATGGCCTTACCCGCCGCGAACACGACATCCTGGCCTTCGAACGCCAGTGGTGGAAGTTCGCCGGTGTGAAGGAAGACGCAATCAAGGAGTTGTTCTCGATGTCGGCGACGCGGTACTACCAGGTGCTCAACGCGCTCGTTGACCGGCCTGAGGCGCTGGCGGCCGATCCGATGCTGGTGAAACGGTTACGCCGGCTGCGCGCCAGCAGGCAGAAGGCACGGGCGGCGCGGCGTCTCGGCTTCGAGGTGACCTGA
- a CDS encoding peptide deformylase yields the protein MAVVPIRIVGDPVLHTPTKPVPVAADGSLPAELPALIADLYDTMDAAHGVGLAANQIGVGLRVFVYDCADERGRTERRRGVVVNPVLETSEVPETMPDPDNDDEGCLSVPGESFPTGRAKWARVTGLDADGNPVTLEGNDLFARMLQHETGHLDGFLYLDRLVGRHARSAKRAVKSHNWGVPGLSWMPGEGPDPFGH from the coding sequence ATGGCAGTCGTTCCGATCCGCATTGTGGGAGATCCCGTCCTGCATACCCCGACGAAGCCGGTGCCCGTCGCTGCCGACGGTTCGCTGCCCGCGGAGCTGCCGGCGTTGATCGCCGACCTGTACGACACCATGGACGCCGCGCACGGGGTCGGGCTGGCGGCCAACCAGATCGGGGTCGGCTTGCGGGTCTTCGTCTACGACTGCGCCGACGAACGCGGGCGCACCGAGCGCCGGCGCGGCGTCGTGGTCAATCCGGTGCTGGAGACCTCCGAAGTACCCGAGACCATGCCCGACCCGGACAACGACGACGAGGGCTGCCTGTCCGTCCCCGGCGAGTCGTTCCCCACCGGCCGGGCGAAGTGGGCCCGGGTCACCGGGCTGGACGCCGACGGCAACCCGGTCACCCTCGAGGGCAACGACCTGTTCGCCCGCATGCTGCAGCACGAGACCGGACACCTCGACGGCTTCCTGTATCTGGATCGCCTCGTCGGCCGGCATGCCCGTAGCGCGAAACGCGCCGTCAAATCCCACAACTGGGGCGTCCCCGGCCTCTCGTGGATGCCCGGCGAGGGACCGGACCCGTTCGGTCACTGA
- a CDS encoding N-acetylglutamate synthase, CG3035 family: MISWPALGTRVMVRYRLAEGSVPPLTDAVGHLLAVDPVVRLQTKTGAVVECSPADVVMLRVLTFAPVRTSDIRALEHAAAMAWPGVEHAWLEGWLLRAGSPTGKGTELPANSAVPLDLSARLGTVPAIVDWYERRGLTPRLAIPDRLLSVPTGSTGEQPESVLVRDVSETAAREPDPSAGLSARPDDAWLSIFGPEVDVDVLTAVGNGELMFGTLGGAAVARAAVTDAPDGARWIGLSAIRGDDRAAMALCEALLAWGAGRGATRGYVAVPDAEADTGWLGFRLHHHRRYFPVRQGA; the protein is encoded by the coding sequence ATGATCTCGTGGCCGGCCCTGGGAACGCGGGTGATGGTTCGTTACCGGCTCGCCGAAGGATCGGTACCGCCGTTGACCGACGCGGTGGGGCACCTGCTTGCGGTCGACCCGGTGGTGCGGCTGCAGACGAAAACGGGCGCGGTCGTCGAGTGTTCGCCCGCCGATGTGGTGATGCTGCGGGTGCTGACCTTCGCGCCGGTGCGCACCTCCGACATCCGCGCGCTCGAGCACGCGGCGGCCATGGCCTGGCCCGGCGTCGAACACGCCTGGCTTGAGGGCTGGCTGCTGCGGGCCGGCTCCCCAACCGGAAAGGGCACCGAGCTGCCCGCGAATTCAGCGGTGCCGCTGGATCTTTCGGCTCGCCTGGGTACCGTACCGGCGATCGTGGACTGGTACGAGCGCCGCGGCCTGACACCGCGGCTGGCGATACCCGATCGGTTGTTGTCGGTGCCGACCGGTTCGACGGGTGAACAGCCCGAAAGCGTGCTGGTGCGCGACGTGTCGGAAACGGCCGCGCGCGAACCCGACCCGTCCGCCGGCCTCTCGGCGCGCCCCGACGATGCCTGGCTGTCGATTTTCGGGCCCGAGGTCGACGTCGACGTGCTCACCGCGGTGGGCAACGGCGAGCTCATGTTCGGGACACTGGGCGGCGCGGCGGTCGCGCGTGCCGCGGTGACCGACGCCCCCGACGGCGCGCGCTGGATCGGGCTGTCGGCGATCCGCGGCGACGACCGGGCCGCGATGGCCTTGTGCGAAGCGTTGTTGGCGTGGGGCGCCGGTCGCGGCGCCACGCGCGGCTACGTCGCCGTCCCCGACGCCGAGGCCGACACCGGGTGGCTGGGCTTCCGCCTGCACCACCACCGCCGCTACTTCCCGGTCCGGCAGGGCGCCTGA
- a CDS encoding exodeoxyribonuclease III: MRIATWNVNSIRSRLPRVLDWLARTDVDVLAMQETKCSDSQFPTLPFFELGYEVAHVGFNQWNGVAIASRVGLDDVQIGFDGQPTWSGKPEVAAVAEARALAATCGGVRLWSLYVPNGRALGDPHYAYKLDWLAALRDSAEGWLRDDPGAAIALAGDWNIAPQDDDVWSMEFFAGATHVSAPERRAFNAIVEAQFTDLVRPFAPGPGVYTYWDYTRLRFPKRQGMRIDFILGSPALASRVTDARIDREERKGKAASDHAPVLVDLRVD; encoded by the coding sequence ATGCGGATCGCCACCTGGAACGTCAATTCGATCCGCTCCCGGCTGCCGCGCGTCCTCGACTGGCTGGCCCGCACGGACGTCGACGTGCTGGCCATGCAGGAGACCAAGTGTTCCGACAGCCAATTCCCGACCCTGCCGTTCTTTGAACTCGGCTACGAGGTCGCCCATGTCGGTTTCAACCAGTGGAACGGCGTGGCGATCGCGTCCCGCGTCGGCCTCGACGACGTGCAGATCGGATTCGACGGCCAGCCGACCTGGAGCGGCAAGCCGGAGGTCGCCGCAGTCGCGGAGGCCCGCGCGCTGGCCGCCACCTGCGGCGGCGTGCGGTTGTGGAGCCTCTACGTTCCCAACGGCCGTGCGCTGGGCGACCCGCACTACGCCTACAAGCTCGATTGGCTTGCCGCGCTGCGTGATTCGGCGGAAGGATGGTTGCGCGACGACCCCGGCGCCGCGATCGCGCTGGCCGGCGACTGGAATATCGCTCCACAGGACGACGACGTGTGGAGCATGGAGTTCTTTGCCGGCGCCACGCACGTCTCCGCACCGGAGCGCCGCGCGTTCAACGCGATCGTCGAGGCGCAATTCACCGACCTGGTACGGCCTTTCGCGCCGGGGCCCGGCGTCTACACGTACTGGGACTACACCCGGCTGCGGTTCCCGAAGCGGCAGGGCATGCGCATCGACTTCATCCTGGGCTCACCGGCATTGGCGAGTCGCGTGACCGACGCGCGGATCGACCGCGAGGAACGCAAAGGCAAGGCCGCCAGCGATCACGCGCCCGTGCTCGTCGATCTGCGCGTCGACTGA